The DNA segment TAGAACCTCAAGTTTGGCGATTTGCCCAATCATTTCCTGATCGGAGCCGGATTGAATTTTGGCGGTAAGGCCGGCCACCACTTCCTTGATGGCAGTTTCCGAGGCCTGCAATTCGTGGATTGCCGTGCTCAATCCCTCAATTTTTTCCTGGAAAAGGAGGGCTTCTCCTTCTAATTCCGTGATTTTTCCATTCAACTTCGAGTTGCTTTCCTGCAGATGGTTTATCTCCTGTTTCATCCGGTTGTACACCTCCACATCGATAGTTGCAGCAGAATGGTCTTTATCGCAGCATGCCCACGCATTGCAGGATGTTAAAGCGATCTGAGCGAAGTTTTTTTTTAAGTCCGCATACATTTGTCCTGCCTGATCGGGAGATACCATGGCCACTGCCCCAAGAAAGATTGCAATAAGCGTGGCGATGCAGATACCCAGGCTAACAGTCATTCCGATGACAAAGAGTATGGAGTTGCCGATGGCCGAAAGAATGGCCAAAATGCTGCCACCGACGCCGCCCGTTCCCGAGGATGCAGCTATTGACGCCAAGATAATTACCCCCGCAAGTACCGCGGCGGATTGCTGAAGAGGTCGTTTGAATTGATTATTTTTCATTGTATTCTCCTGGAGCAAAAAAATTCTTGGAGGTGCACACTCATTGCGATGAAAGACCAATAGCACCCGCTTGGTGAAATGTTGGATGATTGGTTTTTCAGTTTTTCAAAAAGCATATCATAAAAGTATTTGATCAACCAAGGATAGTGTCAAGATGAAAGGTAATATTTTCAATGGAAGGCTTTTGCTTGGAGTAATGGGCGGCTGAAAAGATTTCCTGCCGCCCATTGCTTCGACTATCTATTTTTCATTATTGAAAATTTACCAACTCTACATCAAAGACCATATAGGCATTCGGTGGGATCGGGCCCCGTCCGGATGGCCCGTAGCCAAGCTGGGGCGGGATGATGAGGACGCGCTTCTCGCCTTTTTTCATGGACAACAGGGCCTCGTCCCAGCCTTTGATTACCTGACCGCGCCCTACCGGGAAGTCGATAGGCTGGCCGCGATCGACGGAGCTGTCGAATTTCTTGCCGTTCAGCAGCTTGCCGGTGTAGTGGACGGTGACCAGTGCGCCTTTTTGCGGGGTCGCACCCTGACCTTCAGCGACGACCACATATTTCAGTCCGGACGGGGTGGTAACGGCGGTTGGCCATTGGGACTTGATCTGCTGCTGTTCCGCTTCCTGTGCCGCCTTTTCCTTGGCTATTTTGTTCTTCTCAAAGTTGCCGAGCAGGGCGTCAAAGGCCTTCTGGTCGGCCTTGAAGGCCTCGGCGGCAGCGCCGACGCGGATGATTTCGACGGATTC comes from the Desulforhopalus sp. genome and includes:
- a CDS encoding FKBP-type peptidyl-prolyl cis-trans isomerase, whose protein sequence is MVVAEGQGATPQKGALVTVHYTGKLLNGKKFDSSVDRGQPIDFPVGRGQVIKGWDEALLSMKKGEKRVLIIPPQLGYGPSGRGPIPPNAYMVFDVELVNFQ